The stretch of DNA TTTGAAGTCCAATTCTCGACGGCCAGGGTTACCCGCGGTGTGATAGTGTCCGACCCATTTGTGGTAACGCTCGATGTTTCGGATGACATCGCCGTTCATGATTTGGACGTGATAGATATCAAACAGCAGCTTGAATTGAGGCGAACTGATTTCGCGAACTAAGTCCGCGCACAGGTGGATGTCGTCGCCCCAGTATCCCGGATGCCCTTTCATTGGGTGCACGGTCCCATCGGAATTGAAATGTGCCTTGCTATTGAGGTGTTCAAGGACGATGCCTACCTGCTTTTCTTCCGCGTAAGGTAGCACGCGTTTCCAACAGTCCAAGCAATTCTTCCGGGCCGCCCGGTCATTGATTCCTGCCTTCTTCATTCCAGTGAAGGTAATCACGTTGGGGGCTCCGTACTTTACAGCCAAGTCGATGCCCTCACGAAGTTTGGCTTCAACTTCGGCATGGTTATCGGGATCAAGTGGCCCGTTGGAAAACCCGTGACTACTTGTCAGCGAGATTTTCATTCCCAGATTCGTGACATCGCCGTAGTCGGATGACGAAATACCTTCAATCGCTTCGATGCCGATGGATTGGCAATGCCTTGCGAGCGATAGCGAGTCCATTGGCCTAAAGCACCAACCCATGACCGATTGGCGGATCTGACGAGGCGAGGACGATTTTTCGGTGTCGATTGGCATGCTTCACACGTGTGCGGAAGATAGAAATGGCGTTGCAGTGTACCATGTGCGATCCATGCCAATCGCGAATAACGCGGTTCGTGCCGGTCACTCCTTCCGCCTATGACTCCACCGTTTTGACGATGAACCCAGACGAATCGCAGCCAAATAACCCTCTGCACGGCGTAACGCTAAAAGCGATGCTGGAACACTTGGTCGACGTTTATGGGTGGGTGCAGCTTGGGGATCGAATCAACATTCGGTGCTTCACGCATGATCCAAGTCTGAAGTCGAGCCTAAAGTTCCTGCGTCAAACCGATTGGGCCCGAGCG from Rubripirellula amarantea encodes:
- a CDS encoding VF530 family protein; the protein is MALQCTMCDPCQSRITRFVPVTPSAYDSTVLTMNPDESQPNNPLHGVTLKAMLEHLVDVYGWVQLGDRINIRCFTHDPSLKSSLKFLRQTDWARAKVERLYLRSLGRKRSPNEQDSPVSDSETTKPGTVRFKRDQGVKFRVRKQGS
- a CDS encoding TIM barrel protein, encoding MPIDTEKSSSPRQIRQSVMGWCFRPMDSLSLARHCQSIGIEAIEGISSSDYGDVTNLGMKISLTSSHGFSNGPLDPDNHAEVEAKLREGIDLAVKYGAPNVITFTGMKKAGINDRAARKNCLDCWKRVLPYAEEKQVGIVLEHLNSKAHFNSDGTVHPMKGHPGYWGDDIHLCADLVREISSPQFKLLFDIYHVQIMNGDVIRNIERYHKWVGHYHTAGNPGRRELDFKQEINYPPIMKAILKTGYQGYVAQEFIPTGNDPVSSLRQAFDVCNV